In Acidaminococcus timonensis, one DNA window encodes the following:
- a CDS encoding chorismate mutase, with amino-acid sequence MKLEDVRKKIDAIDPQLRQLLMERMDCSKLVAEAKQAAGETNIYRADREQAILQRLSQGVPEDRKPEYLAVVRKIMETSRMYQYGMLFDWNPQLFADLARDIQIKADGTKVVVRMTRPDQPNAMSSILNMVGDYGYNMQYMQLLSFNRPEKTVTFDLTILGNLSETNMQKLMFQLSKESQDFKILACE; translated from the coding sequence ATGAAACTGGAAGACGTACGCAAAAAAATCGATGCCATCGATCCCCAGCTGCGGCAGCTGCTGATGGAACGGATGGACTGCTCCAAACTGGTGGCTGAGGCCAAACAGGCCGCCGGCGAAACCAATATCTACCGGGCCGACCGGGAACAGGCCATCCTGCAGCGCCTGAGCCAGGGTGTGCCGGAGGACCGCAAGCCCGAATACCTGGCCGTGGTGCGCAAGATCATGGAAACCAGCCGCATGTACCAGTACGGCATGCTGTTCGACTGGAATCCCCAGCTGTTCGCTGACCTGGCCAGGGATATCCAGATCAAAGCCGACGGGACCAAAGTGGTGGTGCGCATGACCCGTCCGGATCAGCCCAATGCCATGAGCAGCATCCTGAATATGGTGGGGGATTACGGCTACAACATGCAGTATATGCAGCTCCTGAGTTTCAACCGGCCCGAGAAGACGGTCACCTTCGACCTGACCATTCTGGGCAATCTCAGCGAAACCAACATGCAGAAGCTCATGTTCCAGCTGTCCAAAGAAAGCCAGGACTTTAAGATCCTGGCCTGTGAGTAA